A stretch of Lentisphaera araneosa HTCC2155 DNA encodes these proteins:
- a CDS encoding sulfatase-like hydrolase/transferase: MKFFITIIFSFIYLAQAAEKPNFLFILVDDQSPFDLKIYDKKSPLDTPTLDRLASQGMVFDAAHHMGSNQGAVCNPSRHMIMSGRNVWNLPHGAIRKLPASADRQTREQMCPSNLAEYTLPAVFNRAGYITMRTCKQGNSYPAANVRFTIRHDATKRGGTAESGSAWHGDQVMNFLNERETQTTKKPFLIYYGFSHPHDDREGTPELLKKYGAINHRDKNNPPLLNPELPTPKLPYNYLSRHPFPHGHPGLRDEVSAPGIWHHRDEATIRNELGREYACSENIDIQIDRVLKKLESMGELDNTYIIYTSDHGIAIGRHGLQGKQNLYEHTFRVPFIVKGPGIPAGKRVKGNIYLTDILSTLCDLAGIAIPESNQGKSFKKVLEAKQDTVRETVFGVYAGGTKPGMRCVKKGDWKLIKYDTLEGKVRKTQLFNLAENPDELLSEHHQGEIIALTGNQPQAKQVNLANEPQYAAKLKEMEALLLDQMRKHQDPYRLWNQPDEGLVRK; the protein is encoded by the coding sequence ATGAAGTTTTTTATCACGATAATTTTCAGTTTTATTTACCTTGCTCAAGCAGCAGAGAAACCCAACTTCTTATTCATTTTAGTCGACGATCAATCACCCTTTGATTTGAAAATTTACGATAAAAAATCTCCCCTCGACACGCCGACTTTGGATCGTTTAGCTTCACAGGGCATGGTTTTTGATGCTGCTCATCACATGGGTTCGAATCAGGGGGCGGTATGTAATCCTTCAAGACACATGATTATGTCGGGCCGCAATGTGTGGAATCTTCCTCACGGAGCCATTCGTAAGCTTCCTGCTTCAGCTGATCGTCAAACTCGTGAGCAGATGTGTCCGTCAAATTTAGCAGAGTATACTTTGCCAGCAGTTTTTAACCGAGCGGGTTACATTACCATGCGAACCTGCAAGCAAGGCAATAGCTACCCCGCGGCCAATGTAAGGTTCACAATTCGTCACGATGCGACTAAGCGTGGCGGAACAGCGGAGTCGGGCAGTGCTTGGCATGGTGATCAGGTGATGAATTTTCTCAATGAGCGGGAAACACAAACTACGAAGAAACCGTTTTTGATTTATTATGGTTTCTCTCATCCCCATGATGATCGCGAGGGTACGCCTGAGTTATTGAAAAAGTATGGTGCGATAAATCATCGTGATAAGAATAATCCACCATTACTCAATCCGGAATTGCCAACGCCAAAATTGCCCTATAACTACTTGAGTCGGCACCCCTTCCCTCATGGTCACCCCGGTCTTCGCGATGAAGTGAGTGCCCCAGGGATTTGGCATCATCGCGATGAGGCGACGATTCGCAATGAGCTCGGTCGCGAGTACGCCTGTAGTGAAAATATTGATATTCAAATTGATCGGGTACTGAAAAAATTAGAGTCTATGGGGGAGTTAGACAACACCTATATCATTTACACTTCTGATCATGGTATAGCCATTGGTCGCCATGGTTTGCAAGGTAAGCAAAATCTCTATGAACATACTTTTCGCGTGCCCTTCATCGTCAAAGGTCCAGGTATTCCAGCGGGCAAACGCGTCAAAGGAAATATCTATCTCACAGATATCTTGAGCACGCTCTGTGATTTAGCAGGAATTGCCATTCCAGAATCCAATCAAGGAAAGTCTTTCAAGAAGGTCTTGGAAGCAAAGCAGGATACAGTGAGAGAGACTGTATTTGGCGTTTACGCAGGCGGAACTAAGCCGGGTATGCGCTGCGTCAAAAAGGGCGATTGGAAACTGATCAAGTACGACACCCTCGAAGGGAAAGTGCGGAAGACGCAACTCTTTAATTTAGCGGAAAATCCCGATGAATTACTCAGTGAACATCATCAGGGTGAAATCATTGCCTTGACGGGAAATCAGCCTCAAGCAAAGCAAGTCAACCTCGCCAATGAGCCTCAATATGCAGCAAAATTAAAAGAAATGGAAGCGCTCTTATTAGATCAGATGCGCAAGCACCAAGATCCCTATCGCCTGTGGAACCAACCAGACGAAGGCTTAGTTAGAAAGTAA